One stretch of Streptomyces sp. NBC_00443 DNA includes these proteins:
- a CDS encoding SGNH/GDSL hydrolase family protein: MDTPHDRITTPVTADLLRGALDVEHTEHGVLPHRLPAWARAQNTDEQLAMAESQPSGVRLVFRTRATAVELDALRTKRSYVGAPPRPDGVYDLIVDGRPAGQGSVTGGNVVTVDMMAGTTEARPGPAGTVRFAGLSDGDKDVEIWLPHNETTELIALRTDAPVEPARDPGRKVWLHHGSSISHGSDAASPTGIWPVLAATLGGVELINLGLAGSALLDPFTARAMRDTPADLISLKIGINLVNMDLMRLRAFGPAVHGFLDTIREGHPTTPLLVVSPILCPIHEDTPGPCAPDFSGLSRGQLKFVAMGDPAERASGKLTLGVIRDELSRIVKQRAADDPNLHHLDGRDLYGEADAAELPLPDDLHPDATTHRRIGERFAQRAFTGDGPFAAAASQGGAE; this comes from the coding sequence ATGGACACCCCGCACGACCGGATCACCACGCCCGTCACCGCCGATCTCCTGCGCGGCGCCCTCGACGTCGAGCACACCGAGCACGGCGTGCTGCCGCACCGGCTGCCCGCGTGGGCGCGCGCCCAGAACACCGACGAGCAGCTGGCCATGGCAGAGTCACAGCCCTCCGGCGTCCGGCTGGTCTTCCGCACCCGTGCCACCGCCGTCGAACTGGACGCGCTGCGCACCAAGCGCAGCTACGTGGGCGCCCCGCCCCGCCCGGACGGCGTGTACGACCTGATCGTCGACGGCCGCCCCGCCGGGCAGGGCAGCGTGACCGGGGGCAACGTCGTGACCGTCGACATGATGGCCGGGACCACTGAGGCCCGGCCGGGCCCGGCCGGCACCGTCCGCTTCGCCGGGCTGTCCGACGGCGACAAGGACGTCGAGATCTGGCTTCCGCACAACGAGACCACCGAACTGATCGCCCTGCGCACCGACGCCCCCGTCGAGCCCGCGCGCGACCCGGGCCGCAAGGTCTGGCTGCACCACGGCAGTTCGATCAGCCACGGCTCCGACGCGGCGAGCCCCACCGGTATCTGGCCCGTGCTCGCCGCCACCCTCGGCGGCGTGGAGCTGATCAACCTGGGCCTGGCCGGCAGCGCCCTGCTCGACCCGTTCACCGCCCGCGCCATGCGGGACACCCCGGCCGACCTGATCAGCCTGAAGATCGGTATCAACCTGGTCAACATGGACCTGATGCGGCTGCGCGCCTTCGGCCCCGCGGTCCACGGCTTCCTCGACACCATCCGTGAAGGGCACCCGACGACACCGCTGCTGGTCGTGTCGCCGATCCTGTGCCCGATCCACGAGGACACGCCGGGCCCCTGCGCCCCCGACTTCAGCGGTCTCAGCCGAGGCCAACTGAAGTTCGTGGCGATGGGCGACCCGGCGGAACGCGCGAGCGGCAAGCTGACGCTGGGCGTGATCCGCGACGAGCTGTCCCGCATCGTGAAGCAGCGAGCGGCCGACGATCCGAACCTGCACCACCTCGACGGCCGCGACCTCTACGGCGAGGCCGACGCCGCCGAGCTGCCCCTGCCTGACGACCTCCACCCCGACGCCACCACCCACCGCCGCATCGGCGAGCGCTTCGCGCAGCGGGCATTCACCGGCGACGGGCCCTTCGCGGCGGCGGCCTCACAGGGTGGCGCCGAATAG
- a CDS encoding alpha-L-fucosidase has protein sequence MAVSRRVFVATAAVLAATGATRPALAAPAAAATDARYRIPVSPDDTEADLVRKASQVRPTARQIAWQRLERTAFLHFGVNTFTGLEWGTGDEDPDVFQPAGLDTDQWARALRDGGFRLAILTVKHHDGFVLYPSRYTGHSVASSSWREGRGDVLRSFADSMRRYGIKVGVYISPADENQYLHGVYANGSARTDHSIPTAVEADDRTPAASRTYTLPATDYGAHMLNQLYEVLTEYGPIDEVWFDGAQGRIPPDKVEKYDWDSWYGLVRSLAPDAAVAVSGPDVRWVGNEGGLAREDEWSVVPVQEKDYGRTDYALAYDAPDMGSRAALLQARPVADHLQWWPAECDVSIRDGWFYHADQQPKGVEQLTDIYFRSVGRNSVLLLNIPPDTEGLLPAADVARLREFRERVDRELPDDLARDGRTTASPGRVTVDLGREREVDRIRLAEDIRHGQQVESFVVEAQRDGAWTEVTRAGAIGASRILLLAAPVRARRWRVRVTGSRAAVRIVEFGLYRSRVKKFG, from the coding sequence ATGGCCGTTTCCCGACGCGTCTTCGTCGCGACAGCCGCGGTGCTCGCCGCGACCGGCGCGACAAGACCCGCCCTCGCGGCACCCGCCGCCGCTGCAACCGACGCCCGCTACCGCATACCCGTCAGCCCCGACGACACCGAGGCCGACCTGGTCCGCAAGGCTTCCCAAGTCCGTCCCACGGCACGGCAGATCGCCTGGCAGCGGCTGGAGCGCACCGCGTTCCTGCACTTCGGAGTGAACACCTTCACCGGTCTGGAGTGGGGCACCGGCGACGAGGACCCGGACGTGTTCCAGCCGGCCGGCCTCGACACCGACCAGTGGGCCCGCGCCCTGCGCGACGGCGGCTTCCGGCTCGCCATCCTCACCGTCAAGCACCACGACGGCTTCGTGCTCTACCCGTCCCGCTACACCGGCCACTCGGTGGCGTCGAGCAGTTGGCGTGAGGGCCGGGGTGACGTGCTGCGTTCCTTCGCCGACTCCATGCGCCGGTACGGCATCAAGGTCGGCGTCTACATCTCACCGGCGGACGAGAACCAGTACCTCCACGGCGTGTACGCCAACGGCAGCGCGCGTACCGACCACAGCATCCCGACCGCCGTCGAGGCCGACGACCGCACCCCGGCGGCGTCACGCACGTACACCCTCCCCGCCACCGACTACGGCGCCCACATGCTCAACCAGCTCTACGAGGTCCTCACCGAGTACGGCCCCATCGACGAGGTCTGGTTCGACGGGGCGCAGGGCCGCATCCCGCCGGACAAGGTGGAGAAGTACGACTGGGACAGCTGGTACGGCCTCGTCCGCTCGCTCGCGCCCGACGCCGCCGTCGCCGTGTCCGGCCCGGACGTGCGGTGGGTCGGCAACGAGGGCGGGCTGGCCCGGGAGGACGAGTGGAGCGTCGTACCGGTGCAGGAGAAGGACTACGGCCGGACGGACTACGCCCTCGCGTACGACGCCCCCGACATGGGCAGCCGTGCGGCACTGCTCCAGGCCCGGCCCGTCGCCGACCACCTCCAGTGGTGGCCGGCCGAGTGTGACGTCTCCATCCGGGACGGCTGGTTCTACCACGCCGACCAACAGCCCAAGGGTGTCGAGCAGTTGACGGACATCTACTTCCGGTCCGTGGGCCGCAACTCGGTGCTCCTGCTCAACATCCCGCCGGACACAGAAGGCCTTCTGCCTGCCGCTGACGTGGCACGGCTACGGGAGTTCCGCGAACGCGTGGACCGTGAGCTGCCGGACGACCTGGCGCGCGACGGCCGTACCACCGCGTCTCCGGGGCGGGTCACCGTCGACCTCGGCCGCGAGCGGGAAGTGGACCGGATCCGACTGGCCGAGGACATCCGGCACGGGCAGCAGGTGGAGAGCTTCGTCGTCGAGGCGCAGCGGGACGGTGCCTGGACGGAGGTGACCCGGGCCGGGGCGATCGGCGCGAGCCGGATCCTGCTGCTGGCGGCTCCGGTGCGGGCGCGGCGGTGGCGGGTCCGGGTGACCGGCTCGCGGGCCGCGGTGCGGATCGTGGAGTTCGGGCTGTACCGGTCGCGGGTGAAGAAATTCGGTTGA
- a CDS encoding SDR family oxidoreductase, whose amino-acid sequence MTSSQGLEGRAAMVTGGTRGIGLAVARQLAAAGARVCVTARDPDEVRRTAAELGGIGLAGSVADPAHLREVTRATLREFGRLDILVNNAATNQPYGPLMDADPDAWREAFTVNVEAALRLVQCAWRAWMREHGGSVINICTEGAGHVGPGVGAYGTSKAALLHLTQQLAGELGPRVRVNSVSPGLVRTEMARFVWEPGEQEIASGLPLGRIGEPDDVARAVLWLASDAAQWITGADLLVDGGTQVRAARRPAPVAAHHLPGA is encoded by the coding sequence ATGACGTCGTCGCAGGGTCTCGAGGGCAGGGCCGCCATGGTCACCGGCGGCACGCGGGGCATCGGACTGGCCGTCGCCCGGCAACTGGCCGCGGCCGGAGCGCGGGTCTGCGTGACCGCGCGGGACCCGGACGAGGTGCGCAGGACGGCTGCCGAGCTGGGCGGCATCGGGCTGGCCGGGAGCGTGGCTGACCCCGCGCACCTGCGGGAGGTCACGCGGGCCACTCTGCGCGAGTTCGGCCGGCTGGACATCCTCGTCAACAACGCGGCGACCAACCAGCCGTACGGGCCGCTCATGGACGCCGACCCGGACGCCTGGCGCGAGGCCTTCACGGTGAACGTCGAGGCCGCGCTCCGGTTGGTGCAGTGCGCGTGGCGGGCCTGGATGCGGGAGCACGGCGGGTCGGTGATCAACATCTGCACGGAGGGCGCCGGGCACGTGGGACCCGGCGTCGGGGCCTACGGCACCAGCAAGGCGGCGCTCCTGCACCTCACCCAGCAGCTCGCGGGCGAGCTGGGCCCGAGGGTGCGGGTGAACTCCGTCTCCCCCGGCCTCGTACGGACCGAGATGGCGCGGTTCGTGTGGGAACCAGGAGAGCAGGAGATCGCAAGCGGGCTGCCCCTGGGCCGCATCGGAGAGCCTGACGACGTCGCACGGGCGGTGCTGTGGCTGGCGTCGGACGCGGCACAGTGGATAACGGGAGCCGACCTACTGGTGGACGGCGGCACGCAGGTACGAGCAGCACGCCGGCCGGCCCCCGTGGCCGCTCACCACTTGCCGGGCGCGTAG
- a CDS encoding serine hydrolase domain-containing protein, translating to MADIQGTYDDLFTAVPNALAATLDAGDAGGSVAVFVDGEPVVDVWGGFADAERTVPWERDTIVNVWSVTKTMTALCALVLADRGELDPDAPVSRYWPQFAAAGKEKVLVRHLLSHTAGLPDWDGPVEELYDWPAATARLAARAPRWEPGTAAGYHSLTQGFLVGEVVRRITGRSVGEFLAEEVTGPLGADFHIGLAAEHDHRVARTIPPTGQGEDYAASAPANPSGSEAGNGVRVRDGNSLAWRRAQIPAASGFGNARSVALVQSLLACGGEANGVRLLSRTGSDRAREEQFAGDDRVLGMPMRWGLGYGLFGSAFGWGGWGGSLVMIEPDSRMVVAYVTQQMREPTEDTRGLEIVTAAYEGLQGLGG from the coding sequence ATGGCCGACATTCAGGGCACGTACGACGACCTGTTCACCGCCGTGCCGAACGCGCTGGCCGCGACGCTGGACGCGGGGGACGCGGGCGGCTCCGTCGCGGTCTTCGTGGACGGTGAGCCGGTCGTGGACGTCTGGGGCGGCTTCGCGGACGCCGAGCGGACCGTCCCGTGGGAGCGCGACACGATCGTCAACGTCTGGTCGGTGACCAAGACGATGACGGCCCTGTGCGCCCTCGTCCTGGCCGACCGCGGCGAACTCGACCCGGACGCACCGGTCTCCCGCTACTGGCCCCAGTTCGCGGCGGCGGGCAAGGAGAAGGTGCTGGTACGGCACCTGCTCTCGCACACCGCCGGTCTGCCCGACTGGGACGGGCCGGTCGAGGAGCTCTACGACTGGCCCGCCGCCACGGCACGGCTCGCCGCGCGGGCCCCGCGATGGGAGCCGGGCACGGCGGCCGGGTATCACTCGCTCACCCAGGGATTCCTCGTCGGCGAGGTCGTGCGGCGGATCACCGGCCGCAGCGTGGGCGAGTTCCTCGCCGAGGAGGTCACCGGGCCGCTGGGCGCGGACTTCCACATCGGACTTGCCGCCGAGCACGACCATCGGGTCGCGCGCACGATCCCGCCGACGGGGCAGGGCGAGGACTACGCGGCCAGTGCCCCCGCCAACCCCTCGGGCTCCGAGGCGGGCAACGGCGTCCGCGTCCGCGACGGCAACAGTCTGGCCTGGCGCCGCGCCCAGATCCCCGCGGCCAGCGGCTTCGGCAACGCCCGTTCGGTCGCGTTGGTCCAGTCGCTGCTGGCATGCGGGGGAGAGGCGAACGGGGTACGGCTGCTGTCCCGGACCGGCAGCGACCGCGCGCGGGAGGAACAGTTCGCCGGCGACGACCGCGTCCTCGGCATGCCGATGCGGTGGGGCCTGGGCTACGGCCTGTTCGGCAGCGCATTCGGCTGGGGCGGCTGGGGCGGTTCCCTGGTGATGATCGAGCCCGACAGCCGGATGGTGGTGGCGTACGTGACGCAGCAGATGCGCGAGCCGACGGAGGACACACGGGGGCTGGAGATCGTCACGGCTGCCTATGAGGGGCTGCAGGGGCTGGGCGGCTAG
- a CDS encoding amidase has product MTNWVGRTAAEIAAAVREKQATPREVVAEHLARIERLDGRVGAFRVVRAQAALAEADEVGSRADLAELPLAGVPVAVKDNLAVRGESKRIGSAATPDTPADDDHVTVARLRAAGAVVVGLTNVPELCVFGTTEGVHGTARNPWDTSRTAGGSSGGSAAAVAAGMVPIALGNDGMGSLRIPAANCGLVTIKPGTGVVPAGVSDGDWFGMSENGPLATTVEDARLMLTVLADTEVAGPAAPGTHRIAVSLRSPLAGVTIGKPYATAAREAAGLLIKAGHQVRRADPPYPLSLGVTSLTHWTAGTAVDAQGLDPRQLTRRTRVHAAVGKRFVDRVRAGESREQLRRRLEPFFAEYDVLLTPALARRSPKSEPWHERGWLRNIMANTNYSPLTPPWNLTGWPAMAIPFGTLPSGAPCAIQLVGRPGAEAELLALAERIQELRPWQRTAPLD; this is encoded by the coding sequence GTGACCAACTGGGTCGGCCGGACCGCCGCCGAGATCGCCGCCGCCGTACGCGAGAAGCAGGCCACGCCCCGTGAGGTGGTGGCCGAGCATCTGGCCCGTATCGAGCGGCTGGACGGCCGCGTCGGCGCCTTCCGGGTGGTCCGGGCCCAGGCGGCGCTCGCCGAGGCCGACGAGGTGGGCTCGCGCGCCGACCTCGCCGAACTGCCCCTGGCGGGCGTGCCGGTGGCCGTCAAGGACAACCTCGCGGTGCGCGGCGAGTCCAAGCGCATCGGCTCCGCGGCGACGCCGGACACCCCGGCCGACGACGACCACGTCACCGTGGCCCGGCTGCGGGCCGCCGGCGCGGTGGTCGTGGGGCTGACGAACGTGCCGGAGCTGTGTGTCTTCGGCACCACGGAGGGCGTGCACGGCACCGCCCGCAACCCGTGGGACACCTCGCGCACGGCGGGCGGGTCGTCCGGCGGCAGCGCGGCCGCGGTCGCCGCGGGCATGGTGCCGATCGCCCTCGGCAACGACGGGATGGGCTCCCTGCGCATACCGGCGGCCAACTGCGGCCTGGTCACCATCAAGCCCGGCACCGGAGTGGTACCGGCCGGCGTCAGCGACGGCGACTGGTTCGGCATGTCGGAGAACGGCCCGCTGGCCACGACGGTCGAGGACGCGCGCCTGATGCTGACGGTCCTCGCGGACACCGAGGTCGCGGGCCCGGCGGCGCCCGGCACGCACAGGATCGCCGTGTCCCTGCGCAGCCCGCTCGCCGGGGTCACCATCGGCAAGCCGTACGCGACCGCCGCCCGCGAGGCCGCCGGGCTGCTGATCAAGGCGGGTCACCAGGTACGACGCGCCGACCCGCCGTACCCCCTGTCGCTCGGAGTCACTTCCCTGACCCACTGGACGGCGGGAACGGCGGTGGACGCGCAGGGTCTCGACCCACGGCAGCTCACCCGCCGGACCCGGGTCCACGCCGCTGTCGGCAAGCGCTTCGTGGACCGGGTGCGGGCCGGCGAGAGCCGGGAGCAGCTGCGCCGCCGGCTGGAGCCGTTCTTCGCCGAGTACGACGTGCTGCTCACCCCGGCCCTCGCCCGCCGCTCCCCCAAGTCCGAGCCCTGGCACGAGCGGGGCTGGCTGCGCAACATCATGGCCAACACCAACTACTCGCCGCTGACCCCTCCGTGGAACCTCACCGGCTGGCCCGCGATGGCGATCCCGTTCGGCACCCTGCCCTCCGGCGCCCCCTGTGCCATACAGCTGGTCGGGCGTCCCGGAGCGGAGGCGGAGCTGCTGGCGCTGGCGGAGCGGATCCAGGAGCTGCGCCCTTGGCAACGGACGGCGCCGCTCGACTAG
- a CDS encoding GNAT family N-acetyltransferase → MLIREAAADDWPRIWSFWHRIVAAGETYAWDPETSEEDARALWMNPAKRVYVVEDDAGAVVASAYVTPNYGGPAARIANAGFMVDPDQGGRGIGRLLAEHILAAAKADGYRGMVFNAVVETNPAVRLWTSLGFTILGTVPDAFDHPRHGRVGLHIMYKAL, encoded by the coding sequence ATGCTGATCAGAGAAGCCGCGGCCGACGACTGGCCGCGGATTTGGTCTTTCTGGCACCGGATCGTGGCTGCCGGTGAGACCTATGCGTGGGATCCGGAGACTTCCGAGGAGGACGCCCGGGCCCTGTGGATGAACCCGGCCAAACGCGTCTACGTCGTCGAGGACGACGCCGGAGCGGTCGTCGCCTCCGCCTACGTCACCCCCAACTATGGTGGCCCTGCCGCCCGTATCGCCAACGCCGGCTTCATGGTCGACCCCGATCAGGGCGGCCGTGGCATCGGCCGCCTGCTCGCCGAGCACATCCTGGCCGCGGCCAAGGCCGACGGGTACCGGGGCATGGTCTTCAACGCGGTCGTCGAGACCAACCCGGCCGTACGCCTGTGGACCTCTCTCGGCTTCACGATTCTCGGAACGGTCCCGGACGCGTTCGACCATCCCCGGCATGGCCGGGTCGGGCTGCACATCATGTACAAGGCGCTTTAG
- a CDS encoding TetR/AcrR family transcriptional regulator, whose protein sequence is MARVGLTTERLVRAGAELADEAGFEQVTASELARRFDVKVASLYSHVRNSQDLRTRIALFALEELADRAADAIAGRAGKDALVAFANVYRDYEREHPGRSAAARMRLDPETAAAGAGVRHAQMTRAILRGYDLTEPDATHAVRLLGSVFHGYSSLEAAGGFSHSAPDSEETWTRILDALDALLRNWPTGPTP, encoded by the coding sequence ATGGCACGCGTGGGGCTGACCACGGAACGTCTGGTCCGGGCAGGTGCGGAGCTCGCCGACGAGGCCGGCTTCGAGCAGGTCACCGCGTCGGAGCTGGCCCGGCGGTTCGACGTCAAGGTCGCGAGCCTGTACTCGCATGTGAGGAACTCACAGGACCTCAGGACGCGGATCGCCCTGTTCGCGCTGGAGGAACTGGCGGACCGGGCCGCCGACGCCATCGCGGGGCGGGCCGGCAAGGACGCCCTGGTCGCCTTCGCGAACGTCTACCGCGACTACGAGCGCGAGCACCCCGGCCGCTCCGCCGCCGCCCGGATGCGGCTCGACCCCGAGACGGCCGCCGCCGGCGCGGGCGTCCGGCACGCACAGATGACCCGGGCGATCCTGCGCGGCTACGACCTGACGGAACCCGACGCGACACACGCCGTACGGCTGCTGGGCAGCGTCTTCCACGGCTACTCCAGCCTGGAGGCGGCGGGCGGCTTCAGCCACAGCGCTCCTGACTCCGAGGAGACCTGGACCCGGATCCTCGACGCCCTCGACGCCCTGCTGCGCAACTGGCCCACCGGGCCCACCCCCTGA
- a CDS encoding ABC transporter substrate-binding protein — translation MPVSRSPRRALAAVFAACVVLPLSACGSSGGDSGAADASGKVEGDITFQTWNLRANFKPYFEGLIADFEKKYPGTDVKWIDQPAEGYADKISADAAGGTLPDVVNVSPDLVAPLAKAGLALDLDKAASQYKKEYLEGAWASHQIPGTTGTYAFPWYLNTGPLFYNKSLFKEAGLDAEQPPKTYDEVFDAALKMADETDGKVATLANVPTVEDFGRYGVELMNKEGTAFTFNDAKGVELLTKYKELYDAKALDPQALTATPESSGKKFLTGAVAMNPGSALDLGNFKKQAPNLYKNIGITDQITSTGHVNMYVMGVMVNAQTKRAPAAVAFAHYVTDAAHQMSFAKQVAIFPSTAGSLDDPYFTKEDGTDETRVRVAAAKSLKNAVNYTPVLFSEQMKTELRNEVAKALQGKESPKEALDNAVEACNRLLQQQG, via the coding sequence GTGCCCGTTTCCCGTAGTCCCCGCAGAGCCCTCGCCGCCGTTTTCGCCGCCTGTGTCGTCCTGCCGCTCAGTGCCTGCGGCTCGTCAGGGGGCGACAGCGGCGCAGCCGACGCCTCCGGCAAGGTCGAGGGCGACATCACCTTCCAGACCTGGAACCTCCGCGCCAACTTCAAGCCCTACTTCGAGGGCCTGATCGCCGACTTCGAGAAGAAGTACCCCGGCACCGACGTGAAGTGGATCGACCAGCCCGCCGAGGGCTACGCCGACAAGATCAGCGCGGACGCCGCCGGCGGCACGCTCCCGGACGTCGTCAACGTCTCGCCGGACCTGGTCGCCCCGCTCGCCAAGGCGGGCCTCGCACTCGACCTCGACAAGGCGGCCTCCCAGTACAAGAAGGAGTATCTGGAGGGGGCCTGGGCCAGCCATCAGATACCGGGCACGACCGGCACGTACGCCTTCCCCTGGTACCTCAACACCGGCCCGCTCTTCTACAACAAGTCCCTCTTCAAGGAGGCCGGACTCGACGCCGAGCAGCCGCCGAAGACGTACGACGAGGTCTTCGACGCCGCCCTGAAGATGGCGGACGAGACCGACGGCAAGGTCGCCACCCTCGCGAACGTGCCCACCGTCGAGGACTTCGGCCGCTACGGCGTCGAGCTCATGAACAAGGAGGGCACCGCCTTCACGTTCAACGACGCCAAGGGAGTCGAACTCCTCACCAAGTACAAGGAGTTGTACGACGCCAAGGCCCTCGACCCGCAGGCGCTGACCGCCACCCCCGAGTCGTCCGGCAAGAAGTTCCTCACCGGAGCCGTCGCCATGAACCCCGGCAGCGCCCTGGACCTCGGCAACTTCAAGAAGCAGGCGCCGAACCTGTACAAGAACATCGGCATCACGGACCAGATCACCAGCACCGGCCACGTGAACATGTACGTGATGGGCGTGATGGTCAACGCGCAGACGAAGCGTGCGCCCGCCGCGGTCGCCTTCGCCCACTACGTCACCGACGCCGCGCACCAGATGTCGTTCGCCAAGCAGGTCGCGATCTTCCCCAGCACCGCAGGCTCCCTCGACGACCCGTACTTCACCAAGGAGGACGGCACCGACGAGACGCGTGTGCGGGTCGCCGCCGCCAAGTCGCTGAAGAACGCGGTCAACTACACGCCCGTGCTGTTCAGCGAGCAGATGAAGACCGAGCTGCGCAACGAGGTCGCCAAGGCCCTGCAGGGCAAGGAGAGCCCCAAGGAAGCTCTTGACAACGCTGTCGAGGCCTGTAACCGGCTCCTTCAGCAGCAGGGCTGA